TGATTATATAAAATAACACAGATGTTTGATATTCAACTAGAGGTGGGGTATTATGCAAAATATATGGAAACGATTTAGAGGAACAAGTATTAAGAAGAAGTTAGTTTTTGCATTTTTAATTATTTTAACTATACCTGGATTTATTATTGGTGGTGTATCATATCAGACTGCCAAGGAAAATTTTGATCAACAACTTACGAAAAAAGCAAAGGAAAATGTCGCAGTTTTAAATAGTGTGATTAAACAAAATATGGAAGCGAAATATGTGGATGCGGCGTACTTTGCAGATGTTTTAACTGAGGATACATATCCGGACGGACAAGAAGATATTGTAAGAACAAAATTCAAACAATATATGAGGCTTCACCCAGAGGTAGAAGGCATCTATATTGGAACGCAGACAGGGAAATTTATAAGAGAGCCATTTAAGCAAATGCCCGATGGATATAATCCAACGGAAAGGTCATGGTATAAAGAAGCGATTGAAAACAAAGGAAAAGTAATTGTTACGACTCCGTATCAATCAACATCTACAAAAAATATGGTGGTAACGGTTGCAAAGCAAACGAAGGATGGTAAAGGTGTTGTAGGGATTAATTTAAATCTAGATAACATATTAAAGATTTCTAAGATGATAGAAATTGGTAATAAAGGGTATCCTGTTATTTTAGATCAAAATAAACAAGTTGTTAGTCATCCATCAAAAAAAGTTGGTTCAAAGATTACAGATTCTTGGGTAACGCCTATTTATGAGAAAAAGCAAGGAAGCTTATCCTATACAGAAAAAGGCGATGACAAAAACATAATTTTTATAACAAATGAAAAAACAGGATGGAAAATAGTTGGGGTTATGTTTGCAGAGGAAGTGGTTCAAGCAGCTGAGCCAGTCTTTTATAAAACATTAATTGTTATTACGATTTCTATTGTTCTTGGTAGTATTTTAGTTTATTTCCTTGTGCAATCTATTATAAAACCGTTACGTAAAATAGTGGATTCTGCACATAAAATTAGTAAAGGTGATTTAAGAGAAGAACTCAAGATTTATTCGAAAGATGAAATAGGAAATTTGGCACAGTCATTCAATAAAATGTCAGATTCTCTTCGTAGTGTTATTTCAAAAATTAGCTTTTCATCAGAGCATGTGGCCGCATCAGCTGAGGAGCTAACAGCGAATGTACAACAGGCAAATGATGCAACAGATCAAATTACATTAGCGTTGGAACAAGTATCAAGCGGAGCAGAATCGCAAAGTCAAGGGGTTGAAGAAGGTGCAGCGACATTACAGCAAGTAAACATGGCAATTCAAAATTTAACAGGAAGCGTACAAGCTATTTCTGTTTCTTCATCTCATACAAGACAAAAAGCTGGTGAAGGGGAAAAACTAGTAGGTCAAAC
The window above is part of the Bacillus cytotoxicus NVH 391-98 genome. Proteins encoded here:
- a CDS encoding methyl-accepting chemotaxis protein → MQNIWKRFRGTSIKKKLVFAFLIILTIPGFIIGGVSYQTAKENFDQQLTKKAKENVAVLNSVIKQNMEAKYVDAAYFADVLTEDTYPDGQEDIVRTKFKQYMRLHPEVEGIYIGTQTGKFIREPFKQMPDGYNPTERSWYKEAIENKGKVIVTTPYQSTSTKNMVVTVAKQTKDGKGVVGINLNLDNILKISKMIEIGNKGYPVILDQNKQVVSHPSKKVGSKITDSWVTPIYEKKQGSLSYTEKGDDKNIIFITNEKTGWKIVGVMFAEEVVQAAEPVFYKTLIVITISIVLGSILVYFLVQSIIKPLRKIVDSAHKISKGDLREELKIYSKDEIGNLAQSFNKMSDSLRSVISKISFSSEHVAASAEELTANVQQANDATDQITLALEQVSSGAESQSQGVEEGAATLQQVNMAIQNLTGSVQAISVSSSHTRQKAGEGEKLVGQTAKQMHSISKSVSHSDGMIKRLDEKSKQIGAISEAIQSIAQQTNLLALNAAIEAARAGEQGRGFAIVADEVRKLAEQSGESSREIANLIKEIKTDIENTVQSMGYVSDEVQCGLEVVSKTKLNFAEILDSTNHIVSQVNQMVDTTKLMAREANEVTNAIDEIAAAAEENTASVQSIAASAEEQVSSMTEIHSAAQNLAEMAEELQEMISEFKLE